In a single window of the Arachis hypogaea cultivar Tifrunner chromosome 6, arahy.Tifrunner.gnm2.J5K5, whole genome shotgun sequence genome:
- the LOC112805437 gene encoding uncharacterized protein, producing MRIAKAKHPINLLGVTQNPGELTRKFQDRFNDECLKIDGLTDSVASLCLTNNLLNENFRKHLTIKPVWTMQKIQSVAKEYINDKEVSQVVVANKWQLPNPPAWQTPQVNKYKEACRDGTPAKQHKQPPRVGRFTKYTPFTAPIVEVYQQIADKGILSRPKPLKERMGGNKSLYCDYHKGFGHKTQDCFDLKDALEQAIREGKLSKFSRLI from the coding sequence ATGCGCATAGCCAAGGCCAAACATCCGATTAACTTGCTAGGGGTTACCCAAAATCCTGGGGAACTGACCAGGAAGTTTCAGGACaggttcaacgacgaatgcttgaAAATTGACGGCCTCACGGACTCGGTTGCTAGTCTTTGCCTAACAAACAACCTACTAAACGAGAACTTTAGAAAGCACCTCACAATTAAGCCTGTATGGACCATGCAGAAAATTCaaagcgtggccaaagaataCATCAATGATAAGGAAGTCAGTCAGGTTGTAGTAGCCAATAAATGGCAGCTCCCGAACCCACCAGCTTGGCAGACCCCCCAGGTCAACAAATATAAGGAAGCTTGCAGGGACGGAACCCCAGCCAAGCAACACAAACAACCCCCACGGGTGGGGAGGTTCACAAAGTACACGCCATTCACGGCGCCCATAGTGGAAGTCTATCAGCAAATTGCGGACAAGGGAATCCTGTCCAGACCCAAACCATTGAAAGAGAGAATGGGAGGCAACAAAAGCCTCTACTGTGATTATCACAAGGGTTTCGGTCACAAGACCCAAGACTGTTTCGACCTCAAAGATGCTTTAGAACAGGCCATCCGGGAAGGAAAGTTGAGTAAGTTCTCCCGACTTATCTGA